A section of the bacterium genome encodes:
- a CDS encoding type II toxin-antitoxin system HicB family antitoxin produces MLDLKYSLVIEATDDPTFFGFYSPDLEGFAGIGHSVENCLYQAKWAMAEHVAILRQKRLRVPKLNPRPVILSQNENRSRRRRKAHAKLVQD; encoded by the coding sequence ATGCTTGACTTGAAATACTCTCTCGTCATCGAGGCAACCGATGACCCGACCTTTTTCGGTTTCTATTCTCCGGATTTGGAAGGTTTCGCCGGTATCGGCCATTCGGTAGAAAACTGTTTATATCAGGCGAAATGGGCTATGGCTGAGCATGTGGCTATCCTGAGACAAAAACGCCTTCGCGTTCCCAAGCTTAACCCTCGGCCGGTGATTCTCAGCCAGAATGAAAACCGGAGCCGGCGGCGGCGAAAAGCGCACGCCAAGCTCGTACAGGATTGA
- a CDS encoding type II toxin-antitoxin system HicA family toxin produces MRLLEKNGFKLIKEKGFIRHYAKRGHPRLIRIHYHGSKEVPTGTYHAILKAAGLE; encoded by the coding sequence GTGCGGCTTCTGGAAAAGAATGGATTCAAATTGATCAAGGAAAAAGGATTCATTCGCCATTATGCCAAACGTGGCCATCCCAGGCTTATCCGCATCCACTATCACGGCTCGAAGGAAGTGCCCACTGGAACTTATCACGCCATCCTAAAAGCGGCGGGACTAGAATGA
- the nrfD gene encoding polysulfide reductase NrfD, producing MNFGFIIDNRKCIGCHACTVACKAEHEVPIGVNRTWVKYIEKGEFPHTRRLFSVLRCNHCDEAPCVEICPVTALYRRGDGIVDFDNRRCIGCKGCMQACPYDALYIDPNTHTAAKCNYCAHRVEIGLEPACVNVCPEHAIISGDLDNPLSEIAQLLAREQVTARKVEKGTRPKLFYIEGDDASLKPSATAPAGSYMWSSQAAGVGHFAHFAEARIQQVDPAKPAGHLAGMGEWVTARERGGETGRRGEGEMERTGDEVLVPRGGDEKKMKQKALAVAQEKARRVYDAPGKGVLWGWEVSAYVWTKAIATGAFLVPFLAVIFNLAEVTPAVQWSSLALGLLFLIATTVLLVKDLDQAQRFLYVLLRPQWKSWLVKGGYALTSYGALLTLAAAARFFHWENVELFANWAAAFSAVIVAVYTAFLFAQAKGRDFWQSPVLPLHMLVHAFLAGAAIFAAGKLFIASPASWTGYVRLALYAAILLNLITIAVELLTPHPTADAKAAKQIIVSGRFGKTFWYGVLLFGNAVPLLLLALAGTLLLPAAGMLVLIGIYLTEHVWVRAPQLIPLS from the coding sequence ATGAACTTCGGCTTCATCATCGATAATCGCAAATGCATCGGTTGTCACGCCTGCACCGTGGCCTGCAAAGCCGAGCACGAGGTGCCGATTGGCGTCAATCGGACCTGGGTCAAATATATTGAGAAAGGCGAGTTTCCGCACACGCGCCGGCTGTTTTCGGTACTGCGCTGCAATCATTGTGACGAAGCCCCCTGTGTGGAGATTTGCCCGGTCACCGCGCTCTATCGCCGCGGCGACGGCATCGTCGATTTCGATAATCGCCGCTGCATCGGCTGCAAAGGGTGCATGCAAGCCTGTCCTTATGATGCGCTTTACATCGATCCCAACACACACACGGCCGCGAAGTGCAACTATTGCGCGCATCGCGTGGAAATCGGATTGGAGCCGGCCTGCGTCAATGTCTGTCCGGAGCATGCCATCATTTCCGGTGACCTGGATAATCCCCTCTCCGAAATCGCGCAACTTCTCGCGCGCGAGCAAGTGACCGCGCGCAAAGTGGAAAAAGGCACACGTCCAAAATTATTCTATATCGAAGGCGATGATGCCTCCCTCAAGCCAAGCGCCACTGCACCAGCCGGCAGCTACATGTGGAGTTCCCAAGCCGCCGGCGTGGGACACTTCGCGCATTTTGCCGAAGCGCGCATACAGCAAGTGGATCCGGCGAAGCCGGCGGGGCATCTCGCGGGAATGGGAGAGTGGGTGACGGCGCGAGAGCGGGGCGGGGAGACGGGGAGACGGGGAGAGGGCGAGATGGAGAGAACAGGGGATGAGGTTTTGGTGCCGCGCGGCGGGGATGAAAAAAAGATGAAGCAGAAAGCGCTGGCAGTGGCGCAGGAAAAAGCGCGCCGCGTCTACGATGCGCCCGGCAAGGGCGTACTCTGGGGCTGGGAAGTCTCGGCGTATGTTTGGACCAAAGCGATTGCCACCGGGGCATTCCTGGTGCCGTTCCTCGCAGTGATCTTCAACCTCGCGGAAGTGACGCCGGCCGTGCAATGGTCGAGTCTGGCGCTTGGTTTGCTCTTTTTGATTGCCACCACGGTGCTGCTGGTGAAAGACCTGGATCAGGCGCAACGGTTCCTCTACGTCCTGCTGCGGCCGCAGTGGAAATCCTGGCTGGTGAAAGGCGGTTATGCCTTGACGAGTTACGGCGCGCTGCTCACGCTGGCGGCTGCCGCCAGATTCTTCCATTGGGAGAATGTGGAACTCTTTGCCAATTGGGCGGCGGCATTCTCTGCGGTCATTGTGGCAGTTTACACGGCATTCCTTTTCGCGCAGGCCAAAGGCCGGGATTTCTGGCAAAGCCCCGTGTTGCCCCTGCATATGCTGGTGCACGCCTTCCTGGCCGGCGCCGCAATTTTTGCCGCGGGCAAGTTGTTCATCGCCTCGCCCGCAAGCTGGACTGGCTATGTGCGCCTGGCGCTTTATGCTGCCATTCTGCTCAACCTGATCACCATTGCCGTGGAATTGCTCACCCCGCACCCGACTGCCGATGCCAAAGCTGCGAAGCAGATAATCGTCTCCGGCAGATTCGGCAAGACGTTTTGGTACGGAGTGCTGCTGTTCGGCAATGCCGTGCCGCTGCTGTTGCTGGCGCTGGCCGGCACGCTGCTGCTGCCGGCCGCGGGCATGCTGGTGTTGATCGGCATCTACCTCACCGAACACGTTTGGGTGCGCGCGCCACAGTTGATCCCGTTGAGTTGA
- a CDS encoding ATP-binding protein, with product MTSQADLRILLIEDDVDHAQLLSYCLRHAFEARILHHPAALPALAELQNSDFDLVLLDYFLPDLNGLEVLRRCRSTHPALPVLMITGQGDERIAVEAMKLGACDYIVKGKDYITIVPLAVRRALEKAALQRQLGETESRYQRLVQNALVGIFQATPTGRLLMVNDAFTRILGYGQPEELLQVDLSRDLFLNPADFATLRERLARRDEIRDELHTYRRKDGTPIVMRENMRAVRNAAGELLHFEGIVQDITQQQRAESEIRRLANFPKLSPHLILELNEWGGVQYFNPATAAFLQNQNKTAEEIYTILPEDLASLCRELLAPMPQRRIVQREVSVAGQILYYELHSIPEERVVHVHGLDMTEQRRLELQLQQARQMESIGRLAGGIAHDFNNLLMGIIGYASLMKDELSVDDRHYADVCEIEAAAQRASEITRQLLLYSRRAVGQLIDVTLNDLIESVLETFHRSLPAGVRVQTAFAADLPKVRVDPMLFHQVMKSLLENAAEAMALQGEITVRTYASAHQEPDALTQLAARPGRFVVVAVQDTGSGIAAENLPLIFEPFFSTKAVGKGSGLGLPTAYGIVRSHGGVIHVESEPGKGTEFRVYFPAAD from the coding sequence ATGACCAGCCAAGCTGATTTGAGGATTCTGCTCATCGAGGACGATGTAGATCACGCGCAATTGTTGAGCTATTGCCTGCGCCATGCCTTCGAGGCCCGCATCCTCCACCATCCGGCCGCACTGCCGGCACTCGCCGAACTGCAAAATTCCGACTTTGACCTGGTTTTGCTGGACTATTTCCTGCCGGATCTCAACGGGCTGGAGGTGTTGCGACGCTGCCGCAGCACGCACCCTGCCCTGCCGGTATTGATGATCACCGGCCAGGGCGACGAGCGCATTGCCGTCGAAGCCATGAAGCTGGGCGCCTGCGACTACATCGTCAAGGGCAAAGACTATATCACCATCGTGCCGCTGGCGGTGCGCCGCGCCCTGGAAAAAGCCGCGTTGCAGCGCCAACTCGGCGAAACCGAATCGCGCTATCAGCGCCTGGTGCAAAACGCGCTGGTGGGGATTTTTCAAGCCACGCCCACCGGCCGTTTGCTGATGGTCAATGATGCCTTCACCCGCATTCTGGGTTATGGCCAGCCCGAAGAGTTGTTGCAGGTCGATCTGTCGCGGGATCTTTTTTTGAACCCGGCGGACTTTGCGACGCTGCGCGAGCGGCTGGCGCGCCGGGACGAAATCCGCGACGAGCTGCACACCTATCGCAGGAAAGACGGCACGCCCATCGTCATGCGCGAGAACATGCGCGCCGTCAGAAACGCCGCGGGCGAGCTGCTGCATTTCGAAGGCATCGTGCAGGACATCACCCAACAGCAGCGCGCCGAGTCCGAGATTCGACGGCTCGCCAACTTTCCAAAACTCAGCCCGCATCTGATTCTGGAACTCAATGAGTGGGGCGGCGTGCAGTATTTCAACCCCGCGACCGCCGCCTTTCTGCAAAATCAAAACAAGACTGCGGAAGAAATCTATACCATTTTGCCGGAAGATCTCGCCAGCCTCTGCCGCGAGCTGCTGGCGCCCATGCCGCAGCGGCGGATTGTGCAGCGCGAAGTCAGCGTCGCCGGGCAAATCCTCTACTACGAACTGCATTCCATCCCCGAAGAGCGCGTGGTGCACGTGCATGGACTGGACATGACCGAGCAGCGCCGCCTCGAGCTGCAACTGCAGCAGGCGCGACAAATGGAAAGCATCGGCCGTTTGGCGGGCGGCATTGCGCATGACTTCAACAACCTGCTCATGGGCATCATCGGCTATGCCTCGCTGATGAAAGACGAGTTGTCCGTCGATGACCGCCACTACGCTGACGTATGCGAGATCGAAGCGGCGGCGCAACGTGCCTCGGAGATCACGCGGCAGTTGCTGCTCTACAGCCGGCGGGCAGTGGGGCAATTGATCGACGTGACCCTCAACGATCTGATTGAATCGGTGCTGGAGACGTTTCACCGCAGCTTGCCGGCCGGCGTGCGCGTGCAAACCGCGTTCGCCGCCGATCTGCCCAAAGTGCGGGTCGATCCCATGCTGTTTCACCAGGTGATGAAAAGCCTGCTGGAGAACGCCGCGGAGGCCATGGCACTGCAGGGAGAAATCACCGTCCGCACCTACGCCAGCGCGCACCAGGAGCCGGATGCCTTGACGCAATTGGCGGCGCGGCCGGGGCGATTCGTCGTGGTGGCAGTGCAGGACACGGGCAGCGGCATTGCCGCGGAGAATTTGCCACTCATCTTCGAACCGTTCTTCAGCACCAAGGCGGTGGGCAAAGGCTCGGGCTTGGGATTGCCGACAGCCTACGGCATCGTGCGTTCGCACGGGGGCGTGATACATGTGGAAAGCGAACCGGGGAAGGGAACAGAATTCCGGGTTTATTTTCCGGCCGCTGATTAA
- a CDS encoding AAA family ATPase, translating into MNTSEALLVALRQAVQQAPENVALRMHLADTLLDNDRPQEAEKEYRAALALAPDDLMLKIGLACAFYEQGKLSESLVIIEDILKDEKAPVRAHMLHARLLLAAGEKDEAARAYRRAIAADPSLADDQLAERLRPYLNPQGEAPDHHRERLPAGELPEAPDTAVERPQLSFKDVGGMEKLKDEIRMKIIFPLTRPELYQAYGKKAGGGILLYGPPGCGKTFLARATAGEVKAGFLAVGINEVLDMWLGQSEANLHEMFEQARRNTPCVLFFDEVDALGASRSDMRRSAGRQLINQFLAELDGVNANNEGVLILAATNAPWHLDSAFRRPGRFDRILFVPPPDAGARTAILKILLQGKPAQEIDFALLAKKTEDFSGADLKAGVEVAIEDRLREAMKTGTPAPLTTKSLLAAIATLKPTTKEWFATARNYALYSNQGGIYDEILAYLKL; encoded by the coding sequence ATGAACACTTCCGAGGCTTTGTTGGTGGCGCTGCGGCAGGCGGTACAGCAGGCGCCGGAAAATGTGGCGCTGCGCATGCACCTTGCCGATACGCTGCTGGACAACGATCGACCGCAGGAAGCCGAGAAAGAGTATCGTGCCGCGCTCGCGCTCGCGCCCGACGATCTCATGCTCAAAATCGGCCTGGCTTGCGCCTTTTATGAACAAGGCAAGCTCTCGGAATCACTGGTGATCATCGAAGACATCCTCAAAGACGAAAAAGCGCCGGTGCGCGCCCACATGCTGCACGCGCGCCTGCTGCTGGCCGCCGGTGAGAAAGACGAGGCGGCACGCGCCTATCGCCGTGCGATTGCAGCCGACCCCAGCCTCGCCGACGATCAGCTTGCCGAACGGCTGCGGCCCTATCTCAACCCGCAGGGGGAAGCCCCGGATCATCATCGCGAACGACTGCCGGCGGGCGAATTGCCGGAAGCGCCCGACACCGCCGTGGAGCGGCCCCAGCTTTCATTCAAAGACGTGGGCGGCATGGAAAAGCTCAAAGATGAAATCCGCATGAAGATCATCTTTCCGCTCACCCGGCCCGAGCTTTACCAAGCCTATGGCAAAAAAGCGGGCGGCGGCATTTTGCTCTACGGCCCGCCCGGCTGCGGCAAGACTTTTTTGGCGCGTGCCACCGCCGGTGAAGTCAAAGCCGGTTTTCTCGCGGTGGGAATCAATGAAGTGTTGGACATGTGGCTGGGACAAAGCGAGGCCAATCTGCACGAGATGTTTGAGCAGGCGCGGCGCAATACGCCTTGCGTGCTCTTCTTCGATGAAGTCGATGCGCTCGGTGCCAGCCGCAGCGACATGCGCCGCAGTGCCGGCCGGCAACTGATCAATCAATTCCTGGCCGAACTCGACGGCGTGAACGCCAACAATGAAGGCGTGCTCATTCTGGCGGCCACCAACGCGCCCTGGCATCTCGATTCGGCCTTCCGCCGGCCCGGGCGTTTCGATCGCATTCTGTTCGTGCCGCCGCCGGATGCCGGCGCGCGCACCGCCATTCTCAAGATTTTGCTGCAGGGCAAGCCGGCGCAGGAAATCGATTTCGCCCTGCTGGCCAAGAAAACGGAGGACTTCTCCGGCGCTGATTTGAAAGCAGGCGTGGAAGTGGCGATCGAAGACAGGCTGCGCGAGGCCATGAAGACCGGCACGCCCGCGCCCTTGACGACCAAGAGCCTGCTCGCTGCCATCGCGACGCTGAAGCCGACGACGAAGGAATGGTTTGCGACCGCACGCAACTATGCGCTCTATTCAAATCAAGGCGGGATTTATGATGAGATTCTCGCTTATTTGAAGCTGTGA
- a CDS encoding DinB family protein has product MMPALQKPFAALERFRTDLLNTVNGLPASQLSFKPAPEAWSVLEVIEHLILVEKATLSYLQQKVSAAATLAPLGWESQWRCFLLICAMRSPLKFKTPTPLVLPASGRSLRELQNEWQALRQQWRATLSALTPAMLRLPLIRHPAAGRLTAAQGLRFIKAHFQHHLKQMARIQQAGRNKS; this is encoded by the coding sequence ATGATGCCTGCCCTGCAAAAGCCCTTTGCGGCATTGGAACGTTTTCGCACCGACCTGCTCAACACCGTTAACGGCCTGCCGGCGAGCCAACTCAGTTTCAAACCGGCGCCGGAGGCGTGGTCGGTGCTGGAGGTGATCGAGCATCTCATTCTCGTGGAGAAGGCGACGCTCTCCTATTTGCAGCAGAAGGTGAGCGCAGCGGCCACTCTTGCGCCGTTGGGCTGGGAATCGCAGTGGCGCTGTTTCCTGCTGATCTGCGCCATGCGTTCGCCGCTGAAATTCAAGACGCCCACGCCGCTGGTGTTGCCGGCCTCCGGCCGCAGCCTGCGCGAGCTGCAAAACGAGTGGCAAGCATTGCGGCAACAATGGCGCGCCACGCTGTCCGCATTGACGCCTGCAATGCTGCGGCTGCCGCTGATCCGGCATCCCGCCGCCGGACGCCTGACGGCGGCGCAGGGCCTGCGATTCATCAAAGCCCACTTTCAGCATCACCTCAAACAGATGGCACGAATTCAACAAGCTGGCAGGAACAAATCATGA
- a CDS encoding ABC transporter ATP-binding protein/permease, whose product MTQSLLQKYFQQPDTLPAEVAQLVEQRLVDEKVQAYAMGDLDQHKRFTERWLILGESHLAAVEPNGEWRNGSTAWRLTKLPLVDIEKWEWLEGLSSSRLNLIHRDGKLLASLQFTRRQSRAMSNLQFLAEQTRDRLRAAEKPPERAAEIESAEEYREAVLKAVFEAKSTLAVPKMGVMMRLLSYLRPHWRNVSIGLSLAALLTGLNLLPPYLTGALIDKIIRPAETGAIADPWFWLWMVIGALAFVWAGGEFFSYLRLRIMALTGEKIAAQLRGQIYAHMQKLSLAFFSARSTGSLITRVSSDTDRLWDFITFGIIEIIVAVLQIIGVAIALMLMDWSLALLVLIPLPLMTWLFYRHSQRIQILFLRIWRKWSAMTGVLSDVIPGIRVVKAFAQEGHEIDRFEEKNRALERETDNLHETWTRFWPKMVMLMHVCSLIVWSVGAPRVLRHVLSQGAEGMPLGVFIAFTGYMWMFWEPVRHLGMMSRTLNRATSSASRVFEVLDTTPTIVSKPDAIHLEPLVGRVTFENVTFNYDGIRNVVKGVSFEVQPGEMIGLAGPSGSGKSTLVNLICRFYDVKNGAVKIDGIDVRDLELSSMRRQIGMVLQEPYLFRGSIAENIAYGSQHASLRDIITAARAANAHEFICGLPDGYDTIIGERGLTLSGGERQRISIARAILHNPRILILDEATSSVDTETEKKIQEALQRLVAGRTTFAIAHRLSTLSAADRLFIMEDGKLVEQGTHEELLAKPEGVYAKLHRTQLELQALIAV is encoded by the coding sequence ATGACGCAAAGTTTGCTACAAAAATATTTTCAACAACCGGACACGCTGCCCGCCGAGGTGGCCCAGTTGGTCGAGCAACGTCTCGTGGATGAGAAGGTGCAGGCCTATGCCATGGGCGATCTCGATCAGCACAAGCGTTTTACCGAACGCTGGCTGATTCTGGGTGAATCCCACCTCGCGGCAGTGGAACCCAACGGCGAGTGGCGCAACGGCAGTACGGCGTGGCGCCTCACCAAGCTGCCATTGGTTGACATTGAAAAATGGGAATGGCTGGAAGGCTTGTCGAGCAGCCGGTTGAACCTGATTCATCGCGATGGCAAGCTGCTCGCCTCCCTGCAGTTCACCCGGCGGCAAAGCCGCGCGATGAGCAACCTGCAGTTTCTCGCGGAACAAACCCGCGATCGGCTGCGCGCGGCGGAAAAGCCGCCGGAGCGTGCGGCGGAGATCGAAAGTGCCGAAGAATACCGCGAGGCCGTGTTGAAAGCGGTGTTCGAGGCGAAATCGACGCTGGCGGTGCCCAAGATGGGTGTGATGATGCGGCTGCTGTCTTATCTGCGGCCGCATTGGCGCAACGTCTCCATCGGCTTGAGCCTGGCCGCCTTGCTGACCGGGCTGAATCTGCTGCCGCCCTACCTCACCGGTGCCTTGATCGACAAAATCATCCGGCCGGCGGAAACCGGCGCGATTGCCGATCCCTGGTTCTGGTTGTGGATGGTGATCGGCGCGCTGGCCTTTGTCTGGGCGGGCGGCGAGTTTTTCTCGTATCTGCGTTTGCGCATCATGGCGCTCACCGGCGAGAAAATCGCGGCGCAACTGCGCGGACAAATCTACGCCCACATGCAGAAACTCAGTCTGGCGTTTTTCTCCGCGCGGTCCACCGGCTCGCTCATCACGCGCGTCAGTTCGGACACCGACCGGCTGTGGGATTTCATCACCTTCGGGATCATCGAGATCATCGTGGCGGTGCTGCAAATCATCGGCGTCGCCATTGCGCTGATGCTGATGGACTGGTCGCTGGCGCTGCTGGTGTTGATCCCATTGCCGCTGATGACCTGGCTGTTCTATCGCCACAGCCAGCGGATTCAGATCCTGTTTCTGCGCATCTGGCGCAAATGGTCGGCGATGACCGGCGTACTGTCGGATGTCATTCCCGGCATTCGCGTCGTGAAGGCGTTCGCGCAGGAAGGTCATGAGATCGACCGCTTCGAAGAGAAGAACCGGGCGCTCGAGCGTGAAACCGACAATCTGCATGAAACCTGGACGCGCTTCTGGCCCAAGATGGTCATGCTCATGCATGTGTGCAGCCTGATCGTATGGTCGGTGGGCGCGCCGCGGGTGTTGCGGCACGTGCTCAGCCAGGGCGCGGAAGGCATGCCGCTGGGCGTGTTCATTGCCTTCACCGGCTACATGTGGATGTTCTGGGAGCCGGTGCGCCACCTCGGCATGATGAGCCGCACGCTCAACCGTGCCACCTCCTCGGCTTCGCGCGTGTTCGAAGTGTTGGACACCACGCCGACCATCGTCTCGAAGCCGGATGCCATTCACCTGGAGCCGCTCGTGGGCCGGGTGACGTTCGAGAACGTCACCTTCAACTACGACGGCATCCGCAACGTGGTGAAGGGCGTTTCCTTCGAGGTGCAGCCGGGCGAGATGATCGGCCTGGCCGGGCCGTCGGGCAGCGGCAAGAGCACGCTGGTCAATCTCATTTGCCGCTTCTACGACGTCAAAAACGGCGCGGTCAAGATCGACGGCATCGACGTGCGCGATCTCGAGCTGAGCAGCATGCGGCGACAGATCGGCATGGTGCTGCAGGAGCCTTACCTGTTCCGCGGCAGCATCGCCGAGAACATCGCTTATGGCTCGCAGCACGCCTCGTTGCGGGACATCATCACGGCGGCGCGCGCCGCCAACGCGCACGAATTCATCTGCGGCCTGCCGGACGGCTACGACACCATCATCGGCGAACGCGGCCTGACGCTCTCCGGCGGTGAACGCCAGCGCATCAGCATCGCCCGCGCCATCCTGCACAATCCGCGCATCTTGATTCTCGATGAAGCCACCAGCTCGGTCGACACCGAGACGGAAAAGAAGATACAAGAGGCGCTGCAGCGCCTGGTGGCGGGGCGCACGACGTTTGCCATCGCCCACCGCCTCTCGACGCTGAGTGCGGCGGACCGGCTGTTCATCATGGAAGATGGCAAACTGGTGGAGCAGGGCACGCACGAGGAGTTGCTGGCCAAGCCCGAGGGCGTCTACGCCAAACTGCATCGTACCCAGTTAGAGTTGCAGGCCTTGATTGCAGTGTAG
- a CDS encoding DUF1854 domain-containing protein gives MTEVLPQAAAAAPAAPVSGQRLSLRRREDGRLAILQPDAGDKISEIPVHLACCFPWSHPLQYVSLRDEKGRELLLLESLQEVDAHQRQLIEEELAARNFLPRVLAIKAVTDETELFHWHVVTTAGERSFMTRRHERPRRLATGEVLIKDVCNDIYVIARADDLDAKSLRLLWVYLD, from the coding sequence ATGACGGAAGTGTTACCGCAAGCTGCGGCTGCTGCTCCCGCTGCGCCGGTCAGCGGGCAGAGGTTGAGCCTGCGGCGCCGCGAGGACGGCCGGCTGGCAATTCTGCAGCCCGATGCCGGCGACAAGATCAGCGAGATACCGGTGCATCTCGCGTGCTGTTTTCCGTGGAGCCACCCGCTGCAGTATGTGAGCTTGCGCGACGAAAAGGGCCGCGAACTGCTGCTGCTGGAATCATTGCAGGAAGTGGACGCGCACCAGCGCCAATTGATCGAAGAGGAGCTGGCGGCGCGCAATTTTCTGCCGCGCGTGCTCGCCATCAAGGCGGTCACCGATGAAACCGAGCTGTTTCACTGGCACGTGGTCACCACCGCCGGCGAGCGCAGCTTCATGACGCGCCGCCACGAGCGGCCGCGGCGCCTGGCCACCGGTGAAGTCCTGATCAAAGACGTGTGCAATGATATCTACGTCATCGCGCGCGCCGATGATCTCGATGCCAAGAGCCTGCGCCTGCTGTGGGTGTATTTGGATTGA
- a CDS encoding peptidoglycan-binding protein yields MATYSRPLRYQTPLLFGEDVRALQQRLLELGYVTVGTPDGFFGALTDAAVRRYQQTHNLVVDGVVGPRSWAALFNPTPSPGVWANLKTLATTLKKPHRYRDSVAWRLSSNGVLIGNSSAPERFSSAPHAVVRRVWQTYRIPVEDWAATLGVPVELILATICTETRGQADALRLEPGYVSDEQTPHRVSPGLMQTLISTARQALGDDSIDRAWLLQPANSIRAGTSYLAQQVGLTSFDPPKVACAYNAGNIYYNGSKYNRWKMRQYPINTSEHADRFVRWFNECFALFAQDRLRPATSFFVLLQG; encoded by the coding sequence ATGGCCACTTACAGCCGGCCGCTGCGCTATCAAACACCTTTGCTTTTTGGGGAAGATGTGCGCGCGTTGCAGCAACGCCTGTTGGAGCTGGGTTATGTGACGGTGGGAACGCCGGATGGCTTTTTTGGCGCGCTGACGGATGCGGCGGTACGGCGCTATCAGCAGACCCACAACTTGGTGGTCGATGGTGTGGTGGGGCCGCGTTCGTGGGCGGCGCTGTTCAATCCCACGCCGTCCCCCGGCGTCTGGGCAAACCTCAAGACGCTGGCGACGACGCTCAAGAAACCGCATCGCTATCGTGACAGTGTTGCGTGGCGGCTGAGCAGCAACGGCGTTTTGATCGGCAACAGTTCCGCGCCCGAGCGCTTCAGCAGCGCGCCGCATGCAGTGGTGCGGCGGGTGTGGCAGACCTATCGTATCCCGGTGGAAGATTGGGCCGCGACCCTGGGCGTGCCGGTGGAGCTGATTCTGGCGACGATTTGCACCGAAACGCGCGGCCAAGCCGATGCCCTGCGCCTCGAGCCCGGCTATGTTTCCGATGAACAGACGCCGCATCGTGTTTCACCCGGCTTGATGCAGACGCTGATCTCCACCGCGCGCCAAGCCTTGGGTGACGATTCCATCGATCGTGCCTGGCTGTTGCAGCCGGCGAATTCCATTCGCGCGGGCACAAGTTACCTCGCGCAGCAAGTGGGCCTCACCAGCTTCGATCCGCCCAAGGTGGCATGCGCCTACAACGCCGGCAACATCTACTACAATGGCAGCAAATACAATCGCTGGAAAATGCGGCAATACCCGATCAATACTTCGGAACATGCCGATCGTTTTGTGCGCTGGTTCAATGAATGTTTTGCCCTGTTTGCGCAGGACCGGCTGCGACCGGCGACCAGTTTTTTTGTATTGCTGCAGGGTTGA